In a single window of the Gossypium hirsutum isolate 1008001.06 chromosome A13, Gossypium_hirsutum_v2.1, whole genome shotgun sequence genome:
- the LOC107894522 gene encoding uncharacterized protein, with protein sequence MEISPNTGGDRNFLEANSGEGSQDDADRNTKKVRFKDANKDVDTNMLVDPRDINRSIVNRIHAISFSNRIQRILFKEMEIIVVLKLLGRSIGHVALNNQINSLWKPTKPFHLMDIENGYFFSKFQCTKVFEKVLSQGLWLIYGQYLTVQPWTKDFNPLQPYPRMVMAWIQLLGLLSFLYKRRVLEEIGGTIGKVVKMDFNTDRRTKGRFAQMAVYVNLKNPLVSQVLVNGVLQRVEYESLPTIYFKCRKYGHTKNIYVF encoded by the exons ATGGAAATTTCTCCGAATACCGGTGGTGACAGAAATTTTTTGGAGGCTAACAGTGGTGAAGGTTCTCAAGATGATGCTGATCGGAATACTAAGAAGGTTCGATTTAAAGACGCCAACAAGGATGTGGACACAAACATGTTGGTTGACCCAA GAGATATTAATAGATCTATAGTTAATAGGATTCATGCTATCAGTTTCTCAAATAGAATTCAACGAATACTTTtcaaggaaatggaaattataGTGGTTTTGAAACTGCTAGGGAGGAGTATTGGACATGTGGCACTGAATAATCAGATCAATAGCCTTTGGAAACCTACAAAGCCATTCCATCTCATGGATATAGAAAATGGGTATTTCTTTTCCAAGTTTCAGTGTACCAAAGTTTTCGAGAAAGTTTTATCGCAAGGACTTTGGTTAATCTACGGTCAGTACTTGACTGTCCAACCTTGGACCAAAGATTTTAATCCCCTGCAACCATATCCAAGAATGGTGATGGCATGGATCCAACTGTTGGGACTCCTAAGTTTCTTGTATAAGAGGAGGGTCCTTGAAGAAATAGGTGGGACTATAGGAAAGGTGGTAAAAATGGATTTCAATACAGATAGAAGAACTAAGGGCCGATTTGCTCAAATGGCAGTTTATGTAAATCTCAAAAACCCTCTTGTGTCACAAGTTCTAGTTAATGGAGTTCTCCAGAGAGTGGAATACGAATCTCTACCAACAATCTATTTTAAATGCAGGAAGTATGGACACACCAAAAATATTTATGTCTTTTAG